The Raphanus sativus cultivar WK10039 unplaced genomic scaffold, ASM80110v3 Scaffold0482, whole genome shotgun sequence genome has a segment encoding these proteins:
- the LOC130502287 gene encoding uncharacterized protein LOC130502287, with the protein MGDEEQSDCDWEQEEQFLSDEESGYEEDQWTDDCSNTDYDDDPDGGELEPEPPDPYQDNTSYIDWSREEADQRSNHEGEMYQEETEYKISLDEHSYHEETENEPEVVYPEDGVDDNSDHEESYVEERPWCEIPYSDHEEENHDETDSQVSLPYSEANREDGATSERDFAEEEENEAVRSDEEYEPRYIQYAGHHEGIEAYWKWEKDLDQWFELHQIEEEERPLIAEDTLTEYAYWWYDRDASWTEMKELLREEFVTTAESHKEYHFRRPDVFPKPRRLILAPMSTPEINPKKNCGSKSREITCNTSSSKENDDKVVQSKKKPKQQHVQPKKGTQAKQNLKMSSLHMIKPQANLQWFKGALQLPKKRTEARSPAPTKSEQQAEKQYPKQKLEQCKFSDPLKITSIICYRCHQEGHYAVACPSRSSVEILHLETPENAFKDNLVQLVPEMSISSVIHLSLPRDVDAGSEENFEKNCLESDILQTNVIINSRPTPITAPKPELILVSRQKQEPLEYPKTGEKNHQIQNQSKPEE; encoded by the exons ATGGGAGATGAAGAACAAAGTGATTGTGATTGGGAGCAAGAAGAACAATTTCTGTCTGATGAAGAAAGTGGTTATGAAGAAGATCAGTGGACAGATGATTGTTCCAATactgattatgatgatgatccaGATGGTGGAGAACTTGAACCAGAACCACCAGATCCGTACCAAGACAACACCAGCTACATAGATTGGTCTAGAGAAGAAGCTGACCAGAGATCTAACCATGAGGGCGAGATGTATCAAGAGGAAACTGAATACAAGATCAGTCTAGATGAACACAGCTACCATGAAGAAACAGAGAATGAACCAGAAGTTGTTTATCCAGAAGATGGTGTTGATGATAACTCAGATCATGAGGAGTCATATGTGGAAGAGAGGCCATGGTGTGAGATACCATACTCTGATCATGAAGAAGAGAACCATGATGAAACTGATTCCCAAGTCAGTTTACCCTACTCTGAAGCAAACCGTGAAGATGGAGCAACAAGTGAGCGTGACtttgctgaagaagaagaaaatgaggcTGTAAGAAGTGATGAAGAGTATGAGCCAAGATACATCCAATACGCAGGCCATCATGAAGGAATAGAAGCTTACTGGAAGTGGGAGAAAGACCTAGATCAATGGTTTGAACTTCATCAGATTGAAGAGGAGGAGAGACCACTAATTGCTGAAGATACTCTAACTGAGTATGCATACTGGTGGTATGATCGTGATGCTTCTTGGACAGAAATGAAGGAGCTACTACGTGAGGAGTTTGTAACAACAGCTGAGAGCCACAAGGAGTATCATTTCAGGCGCCCAGATGTATTTCCTAAGCCAAGGAGATTGATTCTAGCACCCATGTCAACTCCAGAGATTAATCCAAAGAAGAATTGTGGTTCTAAGTCAAGGGAAATCACGTGCAACACTTCTAGCagcaaagaaaatgatgataaaGTTGTGCAatccaagaagaaaccaaagcAGCAACATGTGCAACCAAAGAAAGGAACTCAAGCAAAGCAGAATTTAAAGATGAGTTCCCTACATATGATCAAGCCTCAAGCAAATCTTCAGTGGTTTAAAGGAGCTCTACAGCTACCTAAGAAAAGGACAGAGGCGAGATCTCCAGCTCCAACAAAGTCAGAACAACAAGCAGAGAAGCAATATCCAAAGCAGAAGCTAGAGCAATGTAAGTTTTCTGATCCTTTAAAGATAACTAGCATAATCTGTTATAGATGCCATCAAGAGGGTCATTATGCTGTAGCTTGTCCAAGTAGATCCTCAGTAGAGATTTTACACTTAGAAACACCAGAAAATGCTTTTAAAGATAATCTTGTTCAGCTAGTCCCTGAGATGTCTATTTCTAGTGtaatacacttgtctttgccaagagaTGTTGATGCAGGAAGTGAAGAAAACTTTGAGAAAAATTGTCTAGAATCAGACATACTCCAAACCAATGTGATTATCAACTCCCGGCCAACACCAATCACTGCCCCCAAACCAGAGTTGATACTTG TGTCAAGACAGAAACAGGAACCATTGGAGTACCCAAAGACTGGAGAGAAAAACCACCAGATCCAAAACCAGAGCAAACCAGAGGAGTAA